The Stomoxys calcitrans chromosome 3, idStoCalc2.1, whole genome shotgun sequence genome includes a region encoding these proteins:
- the LOC131996075 gene encoding uncharacterized protein LOC131996075, whose translation MLSELLESDKSLKFLSYADDFVIIKELSRLNQPIIDLNNTICAIEDWCNYSGAELSIDKCKHLHICRKRNCSPVLNCNNYSICPVNKLKILGITFNSKYKWDSHIEELSTSLSKRLNIIKCLSNKNYSCDTSTLITITRSVIVSKISYGIYLYGYTSKALLNKIKTTYNSAVRLSLGAHRTTKIFNLLFEANLKTIEDYRDIATAQLIKTILFNDKTPLMQMLNKALKTKKFYKTDSAIGRIVSACKSYNLPFNYPAPKTNNPYWRFNPATLDTSLRKYSKEHTIPHLYVAEFQNICTKLQNYSFIFTDGSKINNVTSYSLVTDKRIIKTSLLPEYSSVFSAEIIAILEAIKFAKRSKGNFAIVSDSLSALDSIANHNSLKALLLHNDGSLPLLPLAYATNIKESYDSMSLILNRIHFT comes from the exons ATG CTTTCAGAATTACTCGAATCAGACAAATCTCTGAAATTCTTATCCTACGCCGATGATTTTGTAATAATAAAGGAACTTAGCAGGCTGAACCAACCGATCATCGACCTTAACAATACGATATGCGCTATAGAAGACTGGTGTAACTATTCCGGAGCGGAACTGTCAATAGACAAATGTAAGCATCTCCACATTTGCAGAAAACGAAACTGCAGTCCAGTTCTAAACTGCAACAACTACTCTATATGTCCAgtgaacaaattaaaaatactaGGCATAACCTTCAACAGCAAGTACAAATGGGATTCCCACATAGAGGAATTAAGCACATCGCTCTCAAAAAGGCTTAACATTATTAAATGTTTGTCAAACAAAAACTATTCTTGCGATACCTCTACACTTATCACTATAACACGTTCTGTCATTGTTTCGAAAATCTCATATGGTATATATCTTTACGGATACACCTCCAAAGCCCTTCtcaataaaatcaaaactaCATATAATTCTGCCGTGCGTTTATCGCTAGGTGCACACCGcactacaaaaatttttaatttactatTCGAAGCTAACCTGAAGACTATTGAAGACTATAGAGATATTGCTACAGCCCAGCtgattaaaacaattttatttaatgaTAAAACCCCCCTCATGCAAATGCTTAATAAAGCTTTGAAAActaagaaattttataaaacagaCTCCGCTATTGGGCGTATTGTTTCCGCCTGTAAATCCTACAACCTACCTTTCAACTACCCCGCTCCCAAGACGAATAACCCTTATTGGAGGTTCAATCCAGCAACATTAGATACATCCCTACGAAAGTATTCAAAGGAGCATACAATCCCACATCTTTATGTAGCTGAATTTCAGAATATTTGCACCAAACTGCAGAACTATAGTttcattttcacagatggttctAAAATTAACAATGTTACAAGTTATAGTCTAGTTACCGACAAGAGAATTATCAAGACATCTCTTCTTCCAGAATATAGCTCAGTTTTCTCGGCTGAAATAATCGCAATTCTTGAAGCTATCAAGTTCGCAAAGAGATCTAAAGGCAATTTTGCTATCGTCTCTGATTCATTATCTGCCTTGGACTCTATAGCGAACCATAACA GCCTAAAAGCATTGCTTTTGCATAATGATGGATCGCTTCCTTTGCTACCATTGGCTTACGCTACAAACATCAAAGAATCATATGACAGTATGTCTCTTATACTAAATAGGATACACTTCACATAA